AAATACTAGAAAACATCTCTTTATTGTTATCTGATAAtccaaaattatttgatataataaataaatcaaaattctTTTCTAGTAACTTGCTGAGGTGTCTCAGAAATGACGAATCATTTAATGAAAGCTTAGAATTTCTAAgtacaaatttaaataatttgaatttacccgatttatattttacaaaaaaatttatattttttataactgaCAAATTGtatgaaaaaatgtatCAAAATTACGAATACATCTTAGATTTTATAGATGTATTTGTTGgtaaatacaaatttactATCAATTTGTTGTATGAATGtggatttttttgtttattaaatgGAATTATTGATACAAAAACatgtaaaatatacaaCACAATTTTCAAAGGCGTCATTTCCAGTACTAAATCTTCTAAAGAAGATTTAGTCTCAAATAAAGATTGTTTTTATGAAATACAAAGGAAACAATTTGACTCggaaattattttcaatgaaaataatttaataaaatttaaaaaattttcatttttcaaAGAAGGCTCATCTTACCATGAAAAGATTTACGAAAATCTTGTAAACACCTCACTttacaatttaattatGTGCGACTTCAAAGAAATGGACAatgtaataaattataaaaaaaatgaatatgaatttttatatgaaaataatgaGTTAATAGAAGGATGTTTTGAGAAGAAATTGACTTATCTAAGAATTATTAgaatacatttttataattataaagaaatggTAGATAttggatttttaaaaaaaatatcaaaatttttaacagATAAACTTTTTAGTGTTAGGTACGAAGTTTTGTTGATTTTGAGTTTACAACAAGAAATGTATATAAgatttaatgaaaataaaattcgtTGTATTTTTCAGATCTTAGAATATGAAATTACAGAATGTATAAAATGCGAGGAAGAAAAATGTGATGGAGAATGTACACTTTTATCAattcttgattttttacataagaTTTATACTTCAGGAAACAAATtgtttttctataaaataagttttttaattttattacgagaaatttctaaaaaaataggccacatttttatagcagaatattttaaagacaTCGTagaatatttcaaaatagAAAGAAATAACATAAGTCGTATTTTATTCCCGTACCAACCAAAAAGAGGCAGTGCGCCTGAAATCAAACTAGATTtctcaaatattaaaaataaagaaaatttttctgAAATTGAGCTGGAAgatgaaaatttatcagAAATTGAATGGGAAgatgaaaatttaattaaatagtCCAGCAGCCATTTCTGCATGTTTTTGTGTAtgaataatttcttttagtTCTTTAATTCGTTTTTTATGgacttttgtttttaaatgagATTTAAGTGCATTTTCAGATATGAAAAATCTGTCGCATTccatacaataaaatttcccATTACTTGGCATATCTTCTAAGTCTTCTggttttatattattttttatatttttttggatTTGATCTAAGCCCAAAGttccttctttttttagtcTATTGACGTTTACTCTCCTTTTACAgcgttttttatatttttgtgttGTTTTTTGTCTCATTTGGGGCTGAAAAATGGAGATGTTTTTTTGAACTATCTTGAAAATAAGATTTGTTAAGAGGTGTTTATTTAAACTTAACGTCCTATATAATTTTGCTTTCTTATAAGTTTTTTCAAAGTAAGAAGGTTCTtaagttaaaaatttcaagtAATGAGAATATTATCtcaaaaaaagttttttagttACAAACtcaaagtaaaaattttttaagttatttttttatttaatagtGTAATTATAAAgctttttcataatttcacattttttagtttattttACATGTCTCATTCTATCAGACATAGTATTCTagttcttttttctttggtGTATAAGATGGTATAAAAGTTCTCAGCTTTATAAGCCCGAAAAATATTCCATTTATAGCAACCAGCCACAATAAACTTAGTggtaaaaatatcaataaatttctaaCGCCAAGCTCAATCAGAAATATCGGgctaaaatataagaagaGTACAATAGAAGAAAGAGTCTTGCTCAAAGGATTTTGtggtataaaaaaataaatgtgtAAAAGGAAATAAGTTAAAAGCGCAGAAAAGAATTCGTACTTGTTAAATTTACAGATTGTCGCACATGACAAATTAATCAAAAAAGGGACGTAACTGacaaataaagtttttgATGAATAACTGCCaagattaataaaaatcaaaaaggCCTCAAGAAAAGcgataaataaaaatatccaCTTATTAGATGTGTTAATTAATCttgtaaataaaagatatCTAAGAATAACATAAGAAGTCTGTCTAACAAAAGCAAACTTAAGTCGCAATAAATTTCGAATAAGGGGCAGTAAAAGAAAGCCGCCtagaattaaataaataagtaAAACATATTGAGAAATACTATAGTATAAACTTACTGGTAAAAAAAGagtattaaaaatgaagcctataagaaataaagcACAGCAAAGAATATTGACCCTATCAAACATTCTAACAATGACATAAGAATCCTTCTCGTTGTCcagtaaatttatacaagCATCTCCTGCTAGATCGTAGAAGTCTCTTTTATAATCGTCTTTAAGGATCGAATAAGCCCTGTTTAGTTCCATAAACTCCTTGTCTccctttttattaattaaggGGTGAACTTTCTTGGCCATCTTTTTGTAAGCTTTTTCAATGTCAGATTTCTTGGAATTTTTGGGAACATTCAGAACATCGTAAAGACTCATTTTgagggtaaaaaaaattaataaatattattaatttattacaGCAAAGATATTatcttatttaaaaagttgaatatataaagaaattacatattattagaaaataataatattgataaaaaattgtactataattaaattgtatattaaataatttataaggggttatataattataaaaaatcttctaagaaataatatgtGCTCGACATGAGCCCAGACTTTTTAACTTTTCTAAGTGTATTgaagaataataaaaaattttatattggcgtcttataatatttaataaataaacccCCTTATGCTTGTTAACTCCTTCAACATGGCGCCCGGTACGGAACAGAAAATAGAAGGACTAACATTCAGAATCGCTAAAGCCAAAGCAGACATGGAAAATGTGGAGCTATAGTTTAAAGCTCACAACATTATTTAAGACaaggaaaaaatatcaatctTCCTCAGGATTCTTGATAGGAAGGCCCAAATTTcaataatcaaaaatttacaaatgttACATGGAGACAATTAAAGGCTggactaaaaaaaataacagaGGAAATAACTCTTTTGAATTCATTGGAAACTAGACAAAGGCTAAATGAACAGTGAGCGAATGGTTAGATAGAATTATAACTATTGCTTATGATTCTGGTATGGAAGAAGAATTTgctaaaaaaacaatttcaAGAACATTTTTAACTTTAGAAGGAttcttaaattttagaGACTACTTTGCTAACCAATCAGTATACGATGATTTTCAGAACAAGATAAAACTATTAAGgagaagaaaattatttatataaaaagcaaaaattaaaaataagaaaaccTCAAACTCAGAACATTGAGCAGATAAGAATCAATAAACAACCTCTCAAAGAAGAACAAAATTTGCAGTTGAAAGAGTTATTGTTGGAACAAAACAtgggtttatttttataaaattatttaaaagatcagatgtcaaatatatcaactcgattatatatttgacattgACATTGATATATATTCCTACACTACTTCCcctttaaaagttttacaTGATTTCGATTCGCTGTAATCGTTCTTCCGTCGTCAAGTAAAACACTATACGATTTAAACCTTTTATCCAAGACCGTTCCTTTATCTTGCCATTTTGGTTCCAGTTTCCCTCCTTGGGGCAAAATTAGTCTGTACCATACCCTGTCACCTACCTTTATTTCTTCCAATTGGGTCGCACCCGTTTTTTCATGTGTTGCATACTCCCCTCTGTATCGTTCTAAATTCTCCTTCGCTCTAGTCCTAAAGTCTGTTCTATCCATTCTAATATTAATTCCCTCCTGCAGATCCATATGATTAAGAACTAATCCTTGGTGCAATTCTATGGGCGCACAGCCTATGGCACGGTGATAGGACTGCATATAGGctttatttactttttttgcaCATTTGGCCCAATCGAACTTGCCAAATTCCGTGATCTTCCTCAGTTTAATTCCTATTGTTCTGTTAAATCTCTCTATTAATCCTGTGGTGGTCGGACTGTATGGTGATCCGTATTTCCAAGTAAACTGTTTCTCTTTTGCATAATCCTCACAGATTCGATTTTTAAACTCTCGTCCATTATCTGTTAAAATTGCCTTCGGAATTccatatttctttatgaTGTATCTGTCCACTAAATACACTATTGTGTTCATGTCTTTTGTATGGATCGGGATAATCTCCCCCGTTTTTGAGAAATGATCTACCATTGTCAGTAGATACCTGTACCCGTCCTCACTCTCCTTGAATGGTCCTACTATGTCAATTTCCCAAATCTCTCCAATGTTGTTTGCCACCAATGGTACAATATCTTTGAATTGTTTTTGTTCTCTTTCCTGTTGGCAGATTTCGCAGTTCTCTACAAACTGATCTATATCTTTGTTAATTTCCTTCCATTCATATTTACGTCTCATGttatatttcatatttttctttgagCCATGGCCCAACATATCGTGGTAAAATCTGACCAGTTCTAGTCCCCTTTCCCTGTTTATAACTTTCCTTTCTTCAGCAGTGCTTACCGTTTCAATTTTCTTCATCTCTATTTTGAAGTCTCTACTTAAATGGTCTACATAGTTTGAGGGTCCCGCAATATACTcaatttcaaaatcataTTCCTGAAGGAGGAGCGACCATCTCGCCAACCTTGCCTTAATATTCTTGActtaaaaagatattttaaagcCTGATGGTCCGTTCTTAAGGTAAACTTTCCCAACAGTAGATATTCTCTGAAGTGTTGAAATGCTTTGACTACCGCTAACAGCTCCTGTTCTGTTGtagaataatttttttccgCTTTCGTGTGCAAAGAACTAAAGTATGCTACCATTTTTTCCTCTCCTTCTATTACCTGGGATAGCATGGCTCCACTTCCTTCATTTGACGCGTCCGTCGtcaaaatgaatttatcTCTCGTATTTGGGATAGTCAATAATGTCGCTTTATTCACAGCTGCCTTTAACGCTTCTATGGCTTCGATAAACAACTGCCTGTTTTCTGATGCCCTTTTCCAAAATTTGATTTCCTCTTCCTTTTTCAACTTAATGATCCTATACAATGGGCTTACTATCTTATGACtgtcttttataaatttcgaaCAGTAATTATATAGCCCCAACAATGATTgcaatttctttttgttttttggaATTGGCAATTCCTCAATACTCTTTATCCTTTCTGTGTCGATCCTAACTCCTTCCTTCGAGATCACATGCCCCAAGATTTTCAGTTCtttcttattaaattcacACTTTTTCTCATTCAGCTTTACTCCAGCATTTACCAACTTCTCCATAACCAGCCTAACATGCGCTTGATGTTCCTCGAAAGTTCTACTATAGACCAAGATATCATCCATATAAACAACCACgaatttgtataaaaactCTCTAAGTATGTTATTCATTGCTCTCTGAAATGTGGCTGGCCCGTTTACTAGACCGAAAGGCATCTTTACAAATTCAAAAAGTCCTTCTCTGCATGCAAAGGCAGTCTTCTCAATATCCTTTGGAGCCATATTGATCTGGTGATATCCCGATTCTGCATCCATCTTAGTAAAATAACTTGCACCCTCTAGTGCATCAATAAACTCATCCACTCTAGGCATGGGGTATGCATCCTTAATCGTAATATCATTAAGCCGCCTGTAATCTATACACAATCTATATCCTCCATCTTTTTTTGGTACTACAATCACTGGACTTCGCCAAGCACTCTCACTTGGCCGTATCACCCCCAGCTCAAGGTATtcctttattattttagatGCCTCTTTTTCTTTCGTTCCGCCTAATTTATATAGCTGAGCCATGACTGGCTCACTATCTCCCGTGTTAATCCTATGATATCCAATTGCATTTCCTTTAAGGATTTGTCCCGACTCCATGTTGACCTTTCCATTTCCAAATCTTAGGTCAACTTCATATTTGTCCAATAATGTCCATCCTACTATGCACGGCATGGTGATGTCCCGTGTTACAATAAATTCGTCTTCAAATATGTAtccttctatttttattttcaacaTCGTTTTCCCTATGATTCTTATCTGTGACCCGTTGGCCGCCCGTAATTGAAGATTATCTCTAGTCAATCTCGTTTTGTCTTCGAGGTGTTCCGGCCTAATCAAATTAACTTCTGCACCTGTATCTAATAATACCTTAAACGGTCGTTTACTGTTCTCAAGTGTAGCCAACTTAACAGTGGATCGATTACTTCTGCTATTTAATAAcctataattaaaaataaatttattcaagTCCTCTTCTTCCACATCTATCTCATCATTCCCTTGTGGTATACTAACCTCTCTAACTTGTTTTTTCACCTTAGAGCTTTTCCTTAAACTGTTGAAACGACATTGAGAGACCACATGTCCTTGCTCGCTACAGATCAAACATCTAATTTTTGAATAGcttgattttttactattaaCTTTGTTTCTTATTGCTTCGACTTTAACTTCTTGACCGTATGAGGATGCTATCTGGTTTCGCTCGGTCTCTCTCGTATCcttaatattctttaatgAATCATAGATGTATTTCCATGTAAGGCCCTCTTTGTTGTTAATAAGCACGATGTTAGCTAGATTATTCGGCAGACCATTCAATGTAAACGCTACCAGGACTTGTTCTGGTACATTTCCTTTCCTCGCTATGGCACCCATTCTGTCGAGATAGTTCATAATAGATCCACCTGTATACTTCAATGCTGCAAGCTTTTCCAAACTAATCTTCAGAATCATATTACTGACAAATCTCTCCCTGAATCTATCTATTAGTTCACCCAAGTCTAGCCCTACTGGTTGGGCCATTATCCAATCTTTTGCTTCTTCCCTAAGAGACATCTTGAATGTAAGTAACAGCTTACCCTCGCTGTACTCATTCAACCTGCCCACTTCCATCAAGTCCTCTATGAACTGTTGTGGGTCGTCTTTCTCTTCATTTCTGAAGATgagaagaatatttttgtcgCTTGTCGCCAAATTGTTGGAACAAAACAtgggtttatttttataaaattatttaaaagatcagatgtcaaatatatcaactcgattatatatttgacattgACATCGACATTGACATATATTCCTACAGTTATAATTAACAATCTACAAACACCACTAGGAGAAGTTAAGACTATAGAAGTATTTCTTGCAggagataaaataaatgcaGTGGTAGATACAGGTAGCAATCTAAATTGAATTATTAGGAAGCTTGTTGAAGAAAAAGGATTTCTTTACATAGAGACGAAAGAAATTACGGTAACAAACATTTTTGGACAAGAAAATACCCTAACAGAATACGTAGAATTAACTGTGAAAATAAATCACATACAGATAACAACCACTTTTTACATCATGGACAATGGAtcaattttcattttgatTGGTAATTCAACTATAGTTAATGTCCAAAAATTGAGGCATGAAATAGGAGAACTTAAGAAGAAGTTCTATAAAGTCTTTAATGATGAACCATCCGGAggttataataaaataatttgcaCAATAGATACAAAAGAAGGTGCCAAagttaatattaaaaaaagaacatGACCAGAACTTATTAGAAGTTCTTTAAAGGCTttcaaaaaacaattttttagttaatGCAGATAAAATGCAATATAAAAGCAAAACGGTAAAGCCTTCAGGATCTATGATCAACGGGTCAACTCAGAGGCCAATAGGAGAACACCAGAGAAAGATATTGACTTCAAAACGCATAAAGCCAAAAAAGActtacaaaaatttcttgGATTTGCAAATTactatagaaaatatattgcGCACCTAGCAACAATTTCACAACCATTATATGATGCACTCAAAGGCCTCACATGCAACGACCAATTAAAATGGACCAAAGAATGCTAGGAAGCCTTTAGCAACATAAAACTAAAGTTAAATTCTAACATAGCAATAAATGTAGCAGACTTTACAAAACTATTTGTCTTAGCAATAGATGCCTCAAATACAGGAATAGGAGCTTGCCTACAACAAGAAAAAGATGGCGAACTTATAGTTATAGATTGGGCATCCAAAAAGCTGTCTGAAGcagagaaaaaatatacaataacAGAGAAGGAATTTCTAGCTATGGCTTGAGGAATACAACACAATgaatcatatttttaag
The Vairimorpha necatrix chromosome 6, complete sequence DNA segment above includes these coding regions:
- a CDS encoding DnaJ domain-containing protein, with amino-acid sequence MSLYDVLNVPKNSKKSDIEKAYKKMAKKVHPLINKKGDKEFMELNRAYSILKDDYKRDFYDLAGDACINLLDNEKDSYVIVRMFDRVNILCCALFLIGFIFNTLFLPVSLYYSISQYVLLIYLILGGFLLLPLIRNLLRLKFAFVRQTSYVILRYLLFTRLINTSNKWIFLFIAFLEAFLIFINLGSYSSKTLFVSYVPFLINLSCATICKFNKYEFFSALLTYFLLHIYFFIPQNPLSKTLSSIVLFLYFSPIFLIELGVRNLLIFLPLSLLWLVAINGIFFGLIKLRTFIPSYTPKKKELEYYV